Proteins encoded in a region of the Drosophila sechellia strain sech25 chromosome 2L, ASM438219v1, whole genome shotgun sequence genome:
- the LOC6613379 gene encoding short-chain dehydrogenase/reductase family 16C member 6, translating into MTASPGLLHMDHPLRAVYQFFLDLLVFAIKSVYYVLESIYYSLLPQRFRKLKDISGQVVLITGGGGGVGRLIALNFARLQARIVIWDINQEAIKTAVDLLAKHGYDNCKGYVVDISDREQIYQRASQVHEEVGPVDILINNAGIVCCKPFWELHDRVIQNTYNINIISHYWTVKAFLPHMMRNNRGHIVTVGSVTGMLGTYGCSDYAATKYACIGFHESLLTDLKAHGYDQIQMSLICPYYINTGMFSGVRPRMMPMLEPQYVADRIENAVRCNEVWCVLPNSIRLLTPLKCLLPAKMCWELMSRVIRGPESMMMFQGRGRVAAG; encoded by the exons ATGACCGCCTCACCGGGTCTTCTGCACATGGATCATCCGCTCCGAGCCGTCTACCAATTCTTCCTCGACTTGCTAGTGTTTGCGATTAAGTCGGTGTACTACGTACTCGAATCGATTTACTACAGTCTGCTGCCGCAGCGCTTTCGAAAGTTAAAG GACATCTCCGGCCAGGTGGTGCTCATCAcaggaggaggcggcggcgtTGGACGCTTGATTGCCCTAAACTTTGCTCGTCTTCAGGCCCGCATTGTCATCTGGGATATAAATCAAGAAG CCATAAAGACAGCTGTGGATTTGTTGGCCAAACATGGTTATGACAACTGCAAGGGCTACGTTGTGGACATCTCAGATCGGGAGCAGATCTACCAGCGTGCCAGCCAGGTCCACGAGGAGGTTGGTCCCGTCGATATACTGATTAACAATGCCGGAATCGTGTGCTGCAAGCCCTTCTGGGAGCTGCACGATCGGGTCATCCAGAACACGTACAACATTAACATCATATCGCACTACTGGACCGTGAAAGCGTTCCTGCCGCACATGATGCGTAATAATCGTGGTCATATCGTGACCGTGGGCTCGGTAACTGGAATGCTGGGCACCTACGGATGCAGTGACTACGCGGCCACCAAGTACGCCTGCATCGGTTTCCACGAGAGTTTGCTCACCGATCTGAAGGCCCATGGCTATGATCAAATCCAGATGAGTTTGATCTGCCCGTACTACATCAACACGGGCATGTTTTCTGGTGTTCGGCCGCGGATGATGCCCATGCTGGAGCCGCAGTATGTGGCGGATCGCATCGAGAACGCCGTGCGCTGCAACGAGGTGTGGTGCGTGCTGCCCAACTCTATTCGCCTGCTCACTCCACTCAAATG TCTTTTGCCCGCCAAAATGTGCTGGGAGCTGATGTCGCGCGTCATCCGTGGACCCGAGTCTATGATGATGTTCCAGGGACGGGGGCGCGTGGCCGCTGGTTAA
- the LOC6613380 gene encoding probable ATP-dependent RNA helicase DHX35, with protein sequence MTTFKPKFLKPETDDAITDSAGGEQQSSAFVFNVNHNMGLMEQRERLPIRQYRDQILYCLEKHQVVILVGETGSGKSTQVPQYLYEWGWHTKGLIGITEPRRVSTVTLANRVAQERGELVGDTVGYVVRFMESMSAGTKIKFMTEGILLREVLADPLLTQYGVIIVDEAHERNMLTDMVLGLLKKILRKRSSLKLIISSATIDAGFFSEFFSWPGSGEVSVKLSIEGRMHPVSNFYLNEPCADYVKETVETVWKLHQKEPPGDILAFLTGQEEVLEALDLLREYIASSEQENLKVLPMYGSMSNTDQLAVFFTPPKGTRKVVLATNIAETSITIPGIVYVIDCGYVKVKWYNPKTCSDSLVIVPVSKASAIQRAGRAGRMRPGKVYRLYTKLDYDALAPRQPPEMRRSELSGAILQLKALGIANILRFDFPSPPPAQNLLSALEGLFALDAIDEKGNLTKPVGYLLAELPFSAMLSKMLYVSGQMGCSEEIITIIALLQVQSIFSRPASAVAQQSGRMAHRHFEVAEGDFITMLNVYTGFVEEGMTKEFCGQYFLIYRNLKRAHQLREQLITLARKKYGIPIFSCKGDVETLCKCITAGFFTQVAYLHHSGVYRQISSGTELAIHPNSTLYTLPQAQYVVYGELLQTTKLFMNYVTVIKREWLTELAPHYYQQTTVRD encoded by the exons ATGACCACTTTTAAGCCAAAGTTCTTAAAACCCGAGACGGACGATGCAATCACAGATAGTGCCGGTGGTGAACAGCAGTCCTCTGCCTTTGTATTCAATGTCAATCACAATATGGGACTCATGGAGCAG AGGGAGCGCTTGCCCATACGCCAGTACCGGGATCAAATACTATACTGCTTGGAAAAGCATCAGGTGGTCATCCTAGTGGGTGAAACAGGCAG TGGCAAGAGCACCCAGGTGCCACAGTACTTGTATGAATGGGGCTGGCACACCAAGGGACTCATAGGCATCACCGAACCACGACGCGTTTCCACT GTTACGCTGGCTAATCGCGTGGCACAGGAACGTGGTGAACTGGTAGGTGACACGGTGGGCTATGTAGTCCGCTTCATGGAAAGCATGAGCGCGGGGACCAAAATCAAGTTCATGACCGAGGGCATCTTGCTGAGGGAAGTGCTAGCCGATCCGCTGCTCACACAATATGGTGTTATCATCGTGGACGAGGCGCACGAGCGGAATATGCTCACCGACATGGTTTTGGGACTGCTCAAGAAGATTCTTCGCAAGCGCAGCTCGCTCAAGCTCATCATTTCATCGGCCACCATAGATGCAGGCTTCTTCAGCGAGTTCTTCAGTTGGCCAGGATCGGGCGAAGTGAGCGTTAAGCTAAGCATTGAAGGTCGCATGCATCCTGTGAGTAATTTCTATCTGAACGAACCCTGCGCCGATTATGTGAAGGAAACTGTGGAGACCGTCTGGAAACTCCATCAAAAGGAGCCGCCTGGCGACATTTTGGCTTTCCTAACTGGCCAGGAGGAAGTCCTGGAGGCGCTGGATCTCCTGCGCGAATACATCGCCAGCTCGGAGCAGGAGAATCTCAAGGTGCTGCCCATGTATGGTAGTATGTCGAACACCGATCAGTTGGCGGTATTCTTTACCCCACCCAAAGGAACTCGCAAAGTGGTGCTGGCCACGAATATAGCAGAGACCTCCATCACCATTCCGGGCATCGTTTATGTGATAGACTGCGGCTACGTCAAGGTGAAGTGGTACAATCCCAAAACCTGCAGCGACAGTTTGGTGATAGTGCCCGTCAGCAAGGCGTCGGCAATCCAGAGAGCAGGACGAGCGGGTCGCATGCGTCCCGGCAAGGTATATCGTTTGTACACTAAATTGGACTATGATGCACTAGCTCCTCGACAGCCACCCGAAATGCGACGCAGCGAATTGAGCGGCGCTATCTTGCAGCTAAAAGCGCTGGGCATCGCGAACATATTGCGCTTTGATTTCCCATCGCCACCACCGGCACAGAATCTACTTTCCGCACTGGAGGGTCTATTTGCCTTGGACGCCATCGATGAAAAGGGCAATCTGACGAAGCCCGTGGGTTACCTGCTGGCCGAACTCCCCTTCAGCGCTATGCTCTCCAAAATGCTCTATGTTTCCGGTCAGATGGGCTGCTCCGAGGAGATCATAACCATCATTGCGTTGCTGCAGGTGCAGTCTATATTTTCGCGCCCAGCTTCAGCGGTTGCCCAACAAAGTGGACGCATGGCACATCGGCACTTCGAAGTGGCGGAAGGGGACTTCATTACGATGTTGAACGTTTACACTGGCTTCGTGGAGGAGGGCATGACCAAGGAGTTCTGTGGGCAATACTTCCTCATCTACAGGAATCTTAAGAGGGCCCACCAGCTGAGGGAGCAGCTCATCACATTGGCCAGAAAGAAGTACGGCATTCCAATCTTCTCGTGCAAGGGCGATGTGGAAACGTTGTGCAAGTGCATCACCGCCGGCTTCTTCACACAGGTGGCCTATCTGCATCACTCCGGAGTCTATCGACAAATCAGCAGCGGCACTGAACTGGCCATTCATCCGAACTCCACTCTCTACACACTTCCTCAGGCGCAGTACGTGGTCTATGGGGAACTGCTCCAAACGACGAAATTGTTCATGAACTACGTGACTGTTATTAAGAGAGAGTGGCTGACGGAGCTGGCGCCGCATTACTACCAACAGACCACAGTGCGGGATTAG
- the LOC6613381 gene encoding uncharacterized protein LOC6613381 isoform X1, whose protein sequence is MDMRSQTIFRPTICGRASRTSGQMEIIPEGKHFRLVHESELPEILVTLERYLPESLKFHQTIKTYLNDRIWDFKFYVAKDWPDKPIILHFPGCTLAPHNNIYQTLGIFCPSAHIEHVDMLRTEDVLIDWQKPMYLNFTHIAIMNRLDDFYSKFGVMERLSGDIYVCNKLNADLELEPLPDDAEMRLLNLDNVQGIHDLYPANEIECVQLFDILVRKLPGLGIFRKETGELAAWMVHSYYGAMFSMQTRPDFRRMGYGIRLAKSLTQLVIERGYTPFVVIRPGNDASRSLYTKLGYEKAFETCRVRMTPDCYEDSTVGTIGNTSYGKFPPLPQGDCVLVTKLRRKHVPGESQTVDEGIEDMLAEKCDISGDEARERKTTTDEGIGEDK, encoded by the exons ATGGATATGAGGAGCCAAACCATATTCCGACCAACCATTTGTGGCAGAGCATCCCGAACATCCGGAC AAATGGAAATCATTCCTGAAGGTAAACACTTTCGTTTGGTGCATGAATCAGAGCTTCCAGAAATTTTGGTAACTTTAGAGCGCTATCTGCCGGAATCGTTAAAG TTTCATCAAACCATAAAAACGTACCTGAATGATCGTATTTGGGATTTTAAGTTCTATGTTGCTAAAGATTGGCCCGACAAACCGATAATTCTCCATTTCCCAGGATGCACGCTTGCG CCGCACAACAATATATACCAAACGCTAGGCATATTTTGTCCATCCGCACACATCGAGCATGTCGATATGCTGCGCACCGAAGATGTACTTATAGATTGGCAGAAGCCTATGTACCTGAACTTTACGCACATCGCCATTATGAATCGCCTGGATGACTTCTACTCGAAGTTCGGTGTGATGGAACGACTCAGTGGTGATATCTACGTGTGCAACAAGCTGAACGCCGACCTGGAGCTGGAGCCGCTGCCGGATGACGCCGAGATGCGTCTGCTCAATCTGGATAACGTGCAGGGCATACATGATCTATATCCTGCCAATGAAATCGAGTGCGTCCAGCTGTTTGACATCCTTGTCCGCAAGCTACCGGGCCTGGGCATCTTTCGCAAGGAAACCGGAGAGCTAGCCGCCTGGATGGTCCATTCATACTACGGTGCCATGTTCTCAATGCAAACACGTCCAGACTTCAGGCGCATGGG CTATGGAATCCGTCTGGCCAAGTCGCTGACCCAACTGGTGATCGAGCGCGGCTACACGCCCTTCGTGGTGATACGTCCTGGTAACGATGCGTCCCGCAGTCTGTACACGAAGCTGGGCTACGAGAAGGCATTTGAGACGTGCCGGGTGCGGATGACACCGGATTGCTACGAGGACAGCACCGTGGGCACCATCGGCAACACGTCCTACGGAAAGTTTCCGCCGCTGCCGCAAGGCGACTGCGTGCTGGTGACCAAGCTGCGGCGCAAGCATGTGCCCGGCGAGAGCCAGACGGTGGACGAGGGCATCGAGGATATGTTGGCTGAAAAATGTGATATCAGCGGCGACGAGGCGAGGGAGCGCAAGACCACGACCGACGAGGGCATCGGGGAGGACAAGTAG
- the LOC6613381 gene encoding uncharacterized protein LOC6613381 isoform X2 has translation MEIIPEGKHFRLVHESELPEILVTLERYLPESLKFHQTIKTYLNDRIWDFKFYVAKDWPDKPIILHFPGCTLAPHNNIYQTLGIFCPSAHIEHVDMLRTEDVLIDWQKPMYLNFTHIAIMNRLDDFYSKFGVMERLSGDIYVCNKLNADLELEPLPDDAEMRLLNLDNVQGIHDLYPANEIECVQLFDILVRKLPGLGIFRKETGELAAWMVHSYYGAMFSMQTRPDFRRMGYGIRLAKSLTQLVIERGYTPFVVIRPGNDASRSLYTKLGYEKAFETCRVRMTPDCYEDSTVGTIGNTSYGKFPPLPQGDCVLVTKLRRKHVPGESQTVDEGIEDMLAEKCDISGDEARERKTTTDEGIGEDK, from the exons ATGGAAATCATTCCTGAAGGTAAACACTTTCGTTTGGTGCATGAATCAGAGCTTCCAGAAATTTTGGTAACTTTAGAGCGCTATCTGCCGGAATCGTTAAAG TTTCATCAAACCATAAAAACGTACCTGAATGATCGTATTTGGGATTTTAAGTTCTATGTTGCTAAAGATTGGCCCGACAAACCGATAATTCTCCATTTCCCAGGATGCACGCTTGCG CCGCACAACAATATATACCAAACGCTAGGCATATTTTGTCCATCCGCACACATCGAGCATGTCGATATGCTGCGCACCGAAGATGTACTTATAGATTGGCAGAAGCCTATGTACCTGAACTTTACGCACATCGCCATTATGAATCGCCTGGATGACTTCTACTCGAAGTTCGGTGTGATGGAACGACTCAGTGGTGATATCTACGTGTGCAACAAGCTGAACGCCGACCTGGAGCTGGAGCCGCTGCCGGATGACGCCGAGATGCGTCTGCTCAATCTGGATAACGTGCAGGGCATACATGATCTATATCCTGCCAATGAAATCGAGTGCGTCCAGCTGTTTGACATCCTTGTCCGCAAGCTACCGGGCCTGGGCATCTTTCGCAAGGAAACCGGAGAGCTAGCCGCCTGGATGGTCCATTCATACTACGGTGCCATGTTCTCAATGCAAACACGTCCAGACTTCAGGCGCATGGG CTATGGAATCCGTCTGGCCAAGTCGCTGACCCAACTGGTGATCGAGCGCGGCTACACGCCCTTCGTGGTGATACGTCCTGGTAACGATGCGTCCCGCAGTCTGTACACGAAGCTGGGCTACGAGAAGGCATTTGAGACGTGCCGGGTGCGGATGACACCGGATTGCTACGAGGACAGCACCGTGGGCACCATCGGCAACACGTCCTACGGAAAGTTTCCGCCGCTGCCGCAAGGCGACTGCGTGCTGGTGACCAAGCTGCGGCGCAAGCATGTGCCCGGCGAGAGCCAGACGGTGGACGAGGGCATCGAGGATATGTTGGCTGAAAAATGTGATATCAGCGGCGACGAGGCGAGGGAGCGCAAGACCACGACCGACGAGGGCATCGGGGAGGACAAGTAG